One part of the Perognathus longimembris pacificus isolate PPM17 unplaced genomic scaffold, ASM2315922v1 HiC_scaffold_5306, whole genome shotgun sequence genome encodes these proteins:
- the LOC125345110 gene encoding eukaryotic translation initiation factor 4E type 1B-like — MRTEVQVKSQQLPALTAAFWEAGALAWLPPALKARGESLAEVKLDLHPLQNRWVLWFFKNDCGRAWQDNLHQVTTIDTVEDFWGMYSHIQLASKLSPGCDYALFKDGIEPMWEDSRNKRGGRWLVSLAKQQRHSELDRLWLETLLCLIGDSFEEHSREVCGAVINIRPKGDKIAVWTSNAENQAGVLHIGQVYKERLGLSMKTIIGYQAHTDTASKSNSLAKNKFVV; from the exons ATGCGCACTGAGGTACAGGTTAAAAGCCAGCAGCTGCCGGCTCTCACTGCTGCATTCTGGGAAGCTGGGGCCTTGGCATGGCTACCTCCAGCCCT GAAGGCTCGGGGTGAGAGTCTGGCTGAGGTCAAACTAGACTTGCACCCGCTGCAGAACAG gtgggtCCTGTGGTTCTTCAAGAATGACTGTGGCCGAGCCTGGCAGGATAATCTACACCAGGTCACCACCATTGACACAGTGGAGGATTTCTGGGG GATGTACAGTCACATCCAGTTGGCCAGCAAGCTCTCTCCCGGCTGTGACTATGCCCTATTCAAG GATGGCATCGAGCCCATGTGGGAGGACAGCAGGAACAAGCGAGGTGGCCGCTGGCTGGTCAGCCTGGCTAAGCAGCAGCGCCATAGCGAACTGGACCGTCTGTGGCTGGAGACG TTGCTGTGTCTGATTGGGGACAGCTTTGAGGAGCACAGCAGAGAGGTGTGTGGGGCCGTCATCAACATCCGCCCCAAGGGGGACAAGATTGCTGTGTGGACGAGTAATGCTGAGAACCAGGCTGGCGTGTTGCACATTGG GCAGGTATACAAAGAGCGCCTGGGCCTTTCCATGAAGACTATCATCGGGTACCAGGCCCACACTGACACAGCCTCCAAGAGCAACTCCCTAGCCAAGAACAAGTTTGTGGTGTGA